CCAAACCGGCCCTTCAAGACCGTGCGATATTCCACCGGCCCCCTCGGGCGGGTCGCCGCGTGCATGGCCAGCGCCTTAGCCCAGAAGTGGTCGGCGTGGCCCTGCTCGTTGCGCTCGGCATCATAGCGCACGTTGCCCGCACTGGTGACGATGCGCTTTACCGAGTGAATGGATTCTCGCAACGATTGGTTGTTGGCCGGAATGCGCACCTTGCGGTCCTCGAAGGCCAGCCGCAGGCTTTGAGCGAGGTCGGCCTTGACCTCGAGGTTGAACTCCACCGGCTCGACCCTCCAGCCGAACTTGCGCCGGGCCTCCTCCGCCAGCATCATGCCCAGGCCGGTGGCGTCGATCGCGGCGCGGCGGACACGTGGCAAGTAGCTCAGCAGCACCTCGAGCTGGGTGGCGAAGGGGGTGCTCCGCAGCTCGATGATCTTGCGGCAGTAGGCCACGTCACCCACGATCTCATCAATCCAGATCACCGTGAGGTCGCGCCGACGCCCAATGTCCATGCCCAGGTAGGCGCGGTCAGGGTCCCATTCCTCGGCCAGGCAGCCCGCGGATTCAGCGGCCAGGATCAGGTCGTAGGGGATGAAGGCCGTGCTCTCCTCCACGAACTCCAGGAGATACTCCTGCTGCCAGGCGATGGGATCGGCGATAGCCTCCCGCAGTTCCTCCGGGTCAATTTGCAGCCCCTGAGCAACCGCGTCGTAGATGGTGACCCGATGGCGGCTCCAGATCTCTCCCCCGCGCTCCCAGAGCTGGAAGAACATGTTTCCCTTGCCGTTGGGCGTGCTCACGATGCGGATTCGGTAGCTGGGATTGCGGGTGATGGTGGGGAACAACGCCGTCCAGATCGCCTTGGAGTCCTTATGGAAGGCGAACTCGTCCAGGAAGACGTTACCCGAGTAGCCGCGAGCGGTGTCGGGGTTGGCCGGGAGGAAGATGTGCCGCGAGCCGTTGGGGAGGCGAAGCTGGAGCTGAGTGTACTTCTCCCCGCTATCGGCCAGGAAGTAGTCCTCCATCGCCTCGGCAGCGATGCGGTAGGCTTCGAGGTGGAGCTTGGCCTTCTCGGCGAGCTCGAGGCTCTGCCGTTCTCCACGGCTGAGATAGATCCACAACGCCCTGCGCTCGAGGGAGTCATCCACCGTCTCGAGCGTCCCCGCGAAGCTTTTCCCGCTCTGGCGCGACCACATGCCGATCTTGAATCGAGATTTGTCCTCGATCCAGAGCTTCTGGTAGGGCAGAAGAATCCCACTCATGGCCGCACCGGGGTGTGGCCTCCTCCCCCCACTTTAGTGGGGGGCAATATAGCCTCCACACTCCCTTTTCTGTAATCAGCCGAGAAGCGTACGTAATCGATGATGAATAGATCGGCTGGTATGCCCCCACGCGACAGCCACACATACCAGAAGGCGCGACGGAAGGCACGGCCCCTATAGACCTTCAGCTCGATATTGCCGTTAGTGGCGGTATTGGGGTCCGACATAGCACTTAGGGGGTGATGCCGTAGAGCTCCTCGCGGATGACCCGAAGCACCTCGGGCGTAATGCCCGACTGCTTAGAGAGCTTTTCCTCGACTTTCTTGGCCACGTCCTCGGTAAGCAGGCGTTCGGTCTTCTCCAGGCGCAGTGCGACTTCGGCCGAACGCACCGCGAGGTTGAGCGCCTTGATGGGGTCGAGGTCCTCGAGCTCGGTATCCTCGAGCAGCCGGAGCGCCTTGTGGGCGATGACGTTAACCACGGCGCTGTGCAGGGAGAGCTGCTTGCCGGTGGCCCTGGAAATGGCGTCCATGACCTGCTGGGTCTCGAGCGCCTGACCCAGGGCAGGCAGCAGGTGGTTGTTCCGATGGCGCGAGAGCCCGCCTACGCTGATGTCCAGGCCCTCCGTAGCCGCCCACTGCACGATCTCCTCGTATTTGTAGGACATACCGCCCGGCTTGCGCTCCTCGCCCAGCAGCCGGGCGTCGATCCGCTCCCGCAGACTGGATTGGCAGATCTTGCAGCGGGTAGAAGTGACATAAATCATCGCAGCCATCCCCCGATCGCCACCAGCAGGGTTGTGGCTCGTACAACCCAGGCCAGCCAACGACGTCGCGTATGGTCGGCCTCGAGCAGTTTCACCAGGCGGCCCATATCGGCCTCGATAGCCGACAGCCGCACATCCGTCGCAGTACGTAGCGCTCGGAGTTCTTGCTCAAGGCGCTCCGCGTTCACCGTCGCACCCGCACCAAGACGCCGGGATCCGTCGTGGTCCCGTCATTAACATCGATTCCCGCTGGCAGGAGCCGCACCCACTCGAACGACCCCGAGCCATCCATTTTCCAGCCCACCTGGACATACTGCTTGCCCTCGAGGTAGCGCAGGGCATTGTGGAGTTCAGCATCAGCGGGCAGGCTCCGTAGCTCCTCGAGCGTGCGGGTCAGCTCGTAATGCCCAATGCAGTAGGGATCGTCGGGATTGAGGGCATCGCCCTCAGCGGCGACGTGGATCACATAGAGGATCAACCCTCGCAGCATCCGGGCACGTTTGGGGTCACGCTTTTGAAACACGCTCATCGTCGTTTTCCCTCCGTATTACTTGATCCACCCAGCAACCGTGCTCCTGATGTCGATAATGCCTATCAGCAGGGCCAGCACGAGCACCAGTAGCCTGAAAAACCACTCCGTTTGCCACCAGCGCAGTGTGGGCTTTTCCTTGGCTTCAATCTTGCGGATGAGCTTGATCGTGAGCAGTTTTTCCCGCAATCGGTCGAGGTGATCCGGGTTAGTACCGGGCGACTTTTCCAATTCTGCGAGCATACCCTCAACCAACTCGAGTTCCAGATCATCCACCGCGCCTCCCGGGCCAAAGAAAAGCAGCCCCCGAGGGGGCTACCAGGTTAAGGCTAGTGTAACAGGTCAGGCTGGGAAAGCGGGAGGTTTTGACAAATAGCGTGGATCAGGTTGGACATGGCCGCAACAACCGCCCCAGCTTGAGCGCCAGCTCAGCCAGCGACTCGGATACGTTAGCCCGCTCGACGCGACCCCGGTCACGCCGCGCCCGGAACACCGCCCGGTAGCGGGTGGTCGCCAGGTGCTCCTCCAACTCCTCTCGCTCCCAGGGCTCGAGGTTATCCAGAAAGCGCTCCATGTCCCACCGCCACAGCCGCAGGGTCTCGGCCTGGATCAGGCCGGGCACCGGGCGCACGTGCACCTCAAGGTAGCTGGCACGGTGAGGATTGTGCCCCCCCAGCACCTTGACCCAGGTCTTGCGCTCGTGCGCCACCATCCACAAGGC
The Meiothermus sp. Pnk-1 genome window above contains:
- a CDS encoding phage protein Gp27 family protein; translation: MIYVTSTRCKICQSSLRERIDARLLGEERKPGGMSYKYEEIVQWAATEGLDISVGGLSRHRNNHLLPALGQALETQQVMDAISRATGKQLSLHSAVVNVIAHKALRLLEDTELEDLDPIKALNLAVRSAEVALRLEKTERLLTEDVAKKVEEKLSKQSGITPEVLRVIREELYGITP
- a CDS encoding terminase large subunit domain-containing protein, which gives rise to MSGILLPYQKLWIEDKSRFKIGMWSRQSGKSFAGTLETVDDSLERRALWIYLSRGERQSLELAEKAKLHLEAYRIAAEAMEDYFLADSGEKYTQLQLRLPNGSRHIFLPANPDTARGYSGNVFLDEFAFHKDSKAIWTALFPTITRNPSYRIRIVSTPNGKGNMFFQLWERGGEIWSRHRVTIYDAVAQGLQIDPEELREAIADPIAWQQEYLLEFVEESTAFIPYDLILAAESAGCLAEEWDPDRAYLGMDIGRRRDLTVIWIDEIVGDVAYCRKIIELRSTPFATQLEVLLSYLPRVRRAAIDATGLGMMLAEEARRKFGWRVEPVEFNLEVKADLAQSLRLAFEDRKVRIPANNQSLRESIHSVKRIVTSAGNVRYDAERNEQGHADHFWAKALAMHAATRPRGPVEYRTVLKGRFGGHEGLY